The DNA sequence GCGCGAGAAGGTCGCGATCACGTGGCTGATGATGCCGAAACCGGGCAGGATGATGATGTACACCTCCGGGTGGCCGAAGAACCACAGGATGTGCTGGTACAGAACCGGGTCGCCGCCACCTGCCGGATCAAAGAAGGCAAAGCCGAAGTTGCGGTCCATCAGCAGCATCGTGATGGCACCGGCCAGCACGGGCAGCGACAGCAGGATCAGCCATGCGGTCACGAAGATCGACCACGAGAACAGCGGCACCTTGAACAGGGTCATGCCGGGGGCACGCATGTTCAGGAAGGTGGTGATCATGTTGATCGCGCCCAGGATCGACGAGGCGCCCGAGACGTGAACCGCAAAGATGGCAAGGTCCATCGACATGCCGCCTTCCTTCACCGAAAGCGGCGGATACAGGACCCAGCCCACCCCGGACCCGGCCTGACCATTGCCGCCCGGTGCCAGTACCGAACAGACGGCAAGGGTCGTGCCTGCAACGTAGAGCCAGAAGGACAGGTTGTTCAGACGCGGGAACGCCATGTCCGGCGCGCCGATCTGCAAGGGCATGAAATAGTTGCCGAAACCGCCGAAGAGTGCCGGAATCACGACAAAGAACATCATCAGGATACCGTGGCCGGTGATCAGCACGTTCCACAGGTGCCCGTTCGGCGTACAGGGCGAGGCCGCATCGGCGAACAGCCGGGAGCCTTCCATGCACATGTACTGAACGCCCGGGTTCATCAGCTCAAGCCGCATGTAGACGGTGAAGGCCACCGAAACAAAACCGGCAAGCGCGGAGACGACAAGGTACAGAATGCCGATGTCTTTGTGGTTGGTGGACATGAACCAGCGGGTGAAGAAACCGCGGTCATCGTGGTGGTCATGGCCTTGAATGGCTGCGTCTGCCATGCGGTGCCTCCTGAAACTTGAACTCATGGGTCACACCACGCCTGTTGGCTGTCACGCGGTGCGGATTGTGGCCGTTCTAAAGCGGCTTGGCGCAAGGGGCAATGGGCGAGGTGTCGCAGGCGCGTGTTTTTCGCCCCGGCATCCTGGCTGTGGCTTGTGGCGGGGCCGGTCCCTTCAGGTCCCTGTGCAACGTCCGGCGGTGTCGCCGAACACCCGGTCGAAAGCGGCGCGCAGCGCCACATCCACGTCCGGCATGCTGACCGGCAGGCCAAGGTCCACCAGTGACGTGACCCCGTGGTCGCTGATTCCGCAGGGCACGATGCCCGTGAAATGATCCAGTTCCGGCTCCACGTTGATGCTGATGCCGTGAAAGCTGATCCATTTGCGCAGGCGGATGCCGATGGCGGCGATCTTGTCCTCGGCGGGGCTTCCGTCGGGCTGGGGGGGCTTTTCGGGGCGCTGTACCCAGACACCCACGCGCCCCGCGCGCACCTCGCCGGTGACGTTGAATTGCGCCAGCGTGGCGATCACCCAATCCTCCAGCTGCCGCACGAAGCAGCGCACGTCGCGCCCCCGCCGCGCCACGTCGAGCATCACGTAGGCCACACGCTGGCCCGGCCCGTGATAGGTGTACTGCCCGCCGCGCCTGGTGTCGAAAACGGGAAAGCGGCCCGGATCGGTGAGGTCCTCCGCCCGCGCCGAGGTGCCGGCGGTGTAGAGCGGCGGATGCTCGACCAGCCAGATGCATTCATCCGCCTCGCCCGCCGAGATCGAGGCCGCGCGCGCCTCCATCCACGCCTCGGCGGCGCGGTAGTCGGTCAATCCGTCCGTGACGATCCATTCCACCATGGGCGATGTCTATGCCCGAAGCGGCAGGGCGGCAAGTGTCAGAGGATGCTTGC is a window from the Sulfitobacter sp. THAF37 genome containing:
- the ctaD gene encoding cytochrome c oxidase subunit I, which codes for MADAAIQGHDHHDDRGFFTRWFMSTNHKDIGILYLVVSALAGFVSVAFTVYMRLELMNPGVQYMCMEGSRLFADAASPCTPNGHLWNVLITGHGILMMFFVVIPALFGGFGNYFMPLQIGAPDMAFPRLNNLSFWLYVAGTTLAVCSVLAPGGNGQAGSGVGWVLYPPLSVKEGGMSMDLAIFAVHVSGASSILGAINMITTFLNMRAPGMTLFKVPLFSWSIFVTAWLILLSLPVLAGAITMLLMDRNFGFAFFDPAGGGDPVLYQHILWFFGHPEVYIIILPGFGIISHVIATFSRKPIFGYLPMVWAIIAIGALGFVVWAHHMYTVGMTLNQQAYFMLATMVIAVPTGVKVFSWIATMWGGSIEFKTPMLWAFGFLFLFTVGGVTGIVLSQAAVDRYYHDTYYVVAHFHYVMSLGAVFAIFAGIYFYFPKMTGKMYPEWAGKLHFWAMFIGANLTFFPQHFLGRQGMPRRYIDYPEAFAYWNHWSSLGAFLSFASFIFFFGVIAYSLTRGARVTANNPWNEYADTLEWTLPSPPPEHTFEQLPKQEDWDKRHSH
- the lipB gene encoding lipoyl(octanoyl) transferase LipB; this encodes MVEWIVTDGLTDYRAAEAWMEARAASISAGEADECIWLVEHPPLYTAGTSARAEDLTDPGRFPVFDTRRGGQYTYHGPGQRVAYVMLDVARRGRDVRCFVRQLEDWVIATLAQFNVTGEVRAGRVGVWVQRPEKPPQPDGSPAEDKIAAIGIRLRKWISFHGISINVEPELDHFTGIVPCGISDHGVTSLVDLGLPVSMPDVDVALRAAFDRVFGDTAGRCTGT